ACAAACACAGAGTCAAGCTCCGAAGCACGTACATGAACCATCGCACTACACAATAAAACAGCAAAAAGGCAGAATTTAAGGCAATAACTCATATACTGTCAATAGCTCAATTGTCAGCTAAATATAAAAATATGCCGCTATTAACCGATAATATCATTTACTTATTAAAGAATTCCGGTTAACTATTCATACAATAAGTTTAATATTTTTGTAAAACGAAGCGCTTATTTACAGCATGATATCGGCTAATAAAGACACATACAGCAAACTGATAAAAGATGAAGCTCATCGTTTGGGCTTTTTGTTTTGCGGTATCTCCAAAGCAGATTTCCTGGAAGAAGAAGCGCACCGGCTTGAAAGATGGCTCAATAACAATATGCACGGTGAAATGCAGTATATGGAAAACCATTTTGATAAGCGGCTCGACCCCCGTTTACTGGTTGACGGTGCTAAATCAGTTATTTCATTGGGTTTAAGTTATTATACTGATCAAACACAATCAGACCCGACAGCGCCAAAAATATCCAAATATGCATACGGTACTGATTATCATCATGTTATTAAGGATAAGCTGAAACATTTATTACATTTCATTCAGCAACACATTGGTGATGTAGGCGGCCGGGCTTTTGTTGACTCTGCGCCCGTATTAGATAAAGCCTGGGCAAAAAAAGCAGGTTTAGGCTGGATTGGAAAAAACAGCAACCTGATTAACAAAAAAACAGGTTCGTTTTATTTTTTGGCAGAACTGATTATTGACCTCGAATTGCAATATGACGTTGCGCCCACTGCAGACCATTGCGGTACCTGTACCCGTTGCATTGATGCCTGCCCCACTGAGGCTATAGTTGCGCCTTACGTAGTAGACGGAAGCCGATGCATATCTTACCTGACCATCGAACTAAAAAATGAAATTCCATCATCATTTACAGACAAGATGGACGGCTGGATGTTCGGTTGCGACGTTTGCCAGGACGTTTGCCCCTGGAATAAGTTTTCGGTTCTGCACACAGAGCCTGCTTTTAACCCTCACCCGGATTTGCTTGGCTTAAAGTT
This Mucilaginibacter defluvii DNA region includes the following protein-coding sequences:
- the queG gene encoding tRNA epoxyqueuosine(34) reductase QueG — its product is MISANKDTYSKLIKDEAHRLGFLFCGISKADFLEEEAHRLERWLNNNMHGEMQYMENHFDKRLDPRLLVDGAKSVISLGLSYYTDQTQSDPTAPKISKYAYGTDYHHVIKDKLKHLLHFIQQHIGDVGGRAFVDSAPVLDKAWAKKAGLGWIGKNSNLINKKTGSFYFLAELIIDLELQYDVAPTADHCGTCTRCIDACPTEAIVAPYVVDGSRCISYLTIELKNEIPSSFTDKMDGWMFGCDVCQDVCPWNKFSVLHTEPAFNPHPDLLGLKLADWTELTEETFKKVFQKSAVKRAKYTGLERNIKFLQDGSPASKET